From the genome of Paraburkholderia flava, one region includes:
- a CDS encoding IMPACT family protein yields MPHSLAAPTTHELDIRKSRFIGHAIPVNDRDAAMDELRRLRDAHPTATHVCWALLAGGQSGMSDDGEPSGTAGRPILEVLRHHDLEGVLGAVIRYYGGIKLGAGGLVRAYTDAIAGALLDAQLIERIVQVSLEVEVGYADEARVRRWIEQQHYVLEAGEHGMNVRLSIRLPATALDSARIALRDLTQGRAILPE; encoded by the coding sequence ATGCCCCACTCGCTAGCCGCTCCCACCACTCACGAACTCGACATCCGCAAGAGCCGTTTCATCGGACATGCGATTCCGGTAAACGACCGCGACGCGGCAATGGACGAACTACGCCGCCTGCGCGATGCGCATCCCACGGCGACTCACGTGTGCTGGGCGTTGCTTGCAGGCGGTCAATCGGGCATGTCCGACGACGGCGAGCCGTCAGGCACCGCCGGCCGGCCGATTCTCGAAGTGCTGCGGCATCACGATCTGGAAGGCGTGCTCGGCGCGGTGATCCGCTACTACGGCGGCATCAAGCTCGGTGCGGGCGGGCTCGTGCGCGCATACACCGACGCGATCGCGGGTGCGCTGCTGGACGCGCAGTTGATCGAACGTATCGTGCAGGTGAGTCTGGAGGTTGAAGTCGGGTATGCGGACGAAGCGCGCGTGCGTCGCTGGATCGAACAGCAGCACTACGTGCTTGAAGCGGGCGAACACGGCATGAACGTGCGACTGTCGATCCGTCTGCCGGCAACCGCGCTCGACAGCGCACGCATCGCGTTGCGCGACCTCACACAAGGCCGCGCGATCCTGCCGGAATAA
- a CDS encoding LysR substrate-binding domain-containing protein, whose amino-acid sequence MISEQIGLDLLRTYVAVCRQGSLNRVAMQTGRTQSALSMQMRRLESLLERRLFQRTGRGVVPTADGELFLSYATRILALGDEAADRLQEAAISGNVRIGLAEEIATATLPAALGRLHRAHPDIHLDVVVNDSLALGTIWSDDALDVMIAPTSAVTADALTTWNVELQWVCATDYAPNPERPLDLVAFAASCLWRRRMIDALAAQGREHRVTFTSQSVTALHAAIESGLGIGVLPPESIGTATMRTLDESAGVPAPLLVQYGLYARDRRTTVIDAAVDGLLEAVRAMSHAWPSSRSVG is encoded by the coding sequence ATGATATCGGAGCAAATTGGTCTCGACCTGCTTCGCACATATGTGGCGGTCTGCCGGCAAGGCAGCCTGAATCGTGTCGCGATGCAGACGGGCCGCACGCAGTCCGCGTTGAGCATGCAGATGCGCCGGCTCGAAAGCCTGCTTGAGCGCCGGTTGTTCCAGCGCACCGGACGCGGTGTCGTGCCGACCGCCGACGGCGAGCTTTTTCTCAGCTACGCAACGCGTATCCTCGCGCTGGGCGACGAAGCGGCCGATCGTCTGCAGGAAGCCGCGATCAGCGGCAATGTGCGCATCGGGCTCGCCGAGGAAATCGCCACCGCGACCCTGCCGGCTGCGCTGGGCCGTCTGCATCGCGCGCACCCGGACATTCATCTCGACGTCGTCGTGAACGACAGCCTCGCGCTCGGCACGATCTGGAGCGACGACGCGCTGGACGTGATGATCGCGCCAACCTCTGCCGTGACCGCCGATGCGTTGACGACATGGAACGTCGAACTGCAATGGGTGTGCGCGACAGACTACGCGCCGAACCCCGAACGGCCGCTCGATCTCGTGGCATTCGCGGCGTCCTGCCTGTGGCGTCGACGGATGATCGATGCGCTCGCGGCACAAGGTCGCGAACATCGCGTGACGTTCACCAGTCAGAGCGTGACCGCGCTACACGCTGCAATAGAAAGCGGTCTGGGGATCGGCGTGCTGCCGCCGGAATCGATCGGCACCGCGACGATGCGAACGCTCGATGAGTCAGCGGGTGTACCTGCGCCGTTGCTCGTGCAATACGGGCTCTATGCACGGGACAGGCGGACGACGGTGATCGATGCTGCCGTCGATGGATTGCTCGAAGCCGTGCGAGCAATGAGTCACGCGTGGCCGTCATCCCGATCTGTTGGATAA
- a CDS encoding quinone oxidoreductase family protein: MKAIRVHRHGGPDVLTFEDVDIGRPGPGEVRVRNRAIGLNFVDIYFRTGAYAPPALPFIPGNEGAGEVVEVGAGVEDFAPGDRVAYVGTLGAYADERIVPTHFLVRLPDAIDFETGAAMMLKGLTAQYLLRRTFRVEAGQTVLVHAAAGGVGTIVAQWAKHLGATVIGTVGSAEKALLARESGCDHVIEYGREDFAARVKEITNGEGCHVVYDGVGKATFLASLDCLRRFGHFVNFGSASGAIDAFDLALLMKKGSLFATSQLLFDHLVRREDVLAMSDELFGVVASGAVKIAVPSCVPLADAASAHRRLEARQTTGATVLLP; the protein is encoded by the coding sequence ATGAAAGCGATCCGTGTCCATCGTCACGGCGGCCCCGATGTGCTGACGTTTGAAGACGTCGATATCGGCCGGCCAGGCCCCGGCGAGGTCCGCGTGCGCAATCGCGCGATCGGTCTGAACTTCGTCGACATCTACTTTCGCACCGGTGCGTATGCGCCGCCTGCGCTGCCGTTCATTCCCGGCAACGAAGGTGCGGGCGAGGTCGTCGAGGTCGGCGCGGGCGTCGAGGATTTCGCGCCGGGCGATCGGGTGGCGTATGTCGGCACGCTCGGTGCGTATGCCGACGAGCGCATCGTCCCCACGCATTTTCTCGTGCGCCTGCCCGATGCAATCGACTTCGAGACCGGCGCCGCGATGATGCTGAAGGGGCTGACCGCGCAGTATCTGCTGCGTCGTACGTTTCGCGTCGAAGCGGGGCAGACCGTGCTCGTGCATGCGGCGGCGGGGGGCGTCGGTACGATCGTCGCGCAGTGGGCAAAACATCTGGGGGCGACGGTGATCGGCACGGTCGGTTCGGCGGAAAAAGCGCTGCTCGCGCGCGAGAGCGGTTGCGATCACGTGATCGAATATGGACGCGAAGATTTTGCTGCGCGCGTGAAGGAGATCACGAACGGCGAGGGTTGCCATGTCGTCTACGATGGTGTCGGCAAAGCGACTTTCCTTGCATCGCTCGATTGCTTGCGACGCTTCGGTCACTTCGTTAACTTCGGTTCGGCGTCGGGCGCGATCGACGCATTCGATCTCGCTCTGTTGATGAAGAAGGGTTCGCTCTTCGCGACATCGCAACTGCTGTTCGATCATCTCGTGCGGCGTGAAGACGTGCTCGCGATGAGCGACGAACTGTTTGGCGTGGTCGCGAGCGGTGCAGTGAAAATTGCGGTTCCGTCGTGCGTGCCGCTCGCCGACGCGGCATCGGCGCATCGGCGACTCGAAGCGCGGCAGACGACGGGTGCCACGGTACTACTGCCTTAA
- a CDS encoding S10 family serine carboxypeptidase-like protein, giving the protein MKRSTVRSRHPLKLRRAAQGSVSAAILLLALTGCGDDIHTPAGQTTANTASGDQPTVDNAAYSGKAGDSLSASDANEQVAIANHQWTDASGKNLAYTTTTGHLIARDASGNPEATMSYVAYTAPAQNGVARPVTFFYNGGPGSASIWLRLGSFAPTRVATPDPYMTNWPNFPEVANKESLIATTDMVFIDPPGTGLSEAIEPNTNKTFWGADPDVNVMRDFIKRYIAVNHRDSSPTYLYGESYGGPRTAMLALSLETAGVPLTGIVLQSPILNYFSGMPGLASNFGNNSAALKYSTDSMAGLFPSFAQVASFFNQVSPAPSSPLNYAPELNAFVTNQYTTLAKYGQTFELNGTPLVTNPVFPDQTTYSQWSGLTGMSVSALNAYFGPNFYGTELVPGSTIGRYDGRVSLPSNDPRLAGDSDPSDILISTPFTNVLATQLPNELKYTAPNATYIPLNNDIINAWDFSHAGQVLPDTVPDLLAAIKLNPALKVLTLHGWHDLATPYVNTEHELARLKTVVNLQADVQIKEYTGGHMIYLDDGSRQQLMPDLVQYYQQGAVTGATTLAGLGDAWPDATAANTPATTQVAARATK; this is encoded by the coding sequence GTGAAGCGAAGCACTGTGAGATCACGACATCCGCTGAAACTGCGGCGAGCGGCACAAGGCAGTGTGAGCGCAGCGATCCTGTTGCTCGCACTGACGGGCTGCGGTGACGATATCCATACGCCTGCCGGTCAGACGACGGCGAACACCGCATCCGGCGATCAACCGACGGTCGACAACGCCGCGTATTCCGGCAAGGCCGGCGACAGCCTGAGCGCGTCAGATGCCAACGAGCAGGTCGCGATCGCGAATCATCAATGGACGGACGCGAGCGGCAAGAACCTCGCGTACACGACGACGACCGGTCACCTGATCGCACGCGACGCATCCGGCAATCCCGAAGCGACGATGTCCTACGTCGCGTACACGGCGCCCGCGCAAAACGGCGTGGCCCGTCCGGTGACGTTCTTCTATAACGGCGGCCCTGGTTCGGCATCGATCTGGCTGCGCCTCGGTTCGTTCGCACCGACCCGCGTCGCGACGCCCGATCCGTATATGACCAACTGGCCGAATTTTCCGGAAGTCGCGAACAAGGAAAGTCTGATCGCGACCACCGACATGGTGTTCATCGATCCGCCCGGCACGGGTTTGTCCGAAGCGATCGAGCCGAACACCAACAAGACGTTCTGGGGCGCGGACCCGGACGTCAACGTGATGCGCGATTTCATCAAGCGCTATATCGCGGTCAATCATCGCGACAGTTCGCCGACCTATCTGTACGGTGAATCGTACGGCGGTCCGCGTACTGCGATGCTCGCGCTGTCGCTGGAAACGGCGGGCGTGCCGTTGACCGGCATCGTGCTGCAATCGCCGATTCTCAACTACTTCTCGGGCATGCCCGGACTCGCGAGCAATTTCGGCAACAACAGCGCGGCGCTCAAGTACAGCACCGATTCGATGGCCGGGTTGTTCCCATCGTTCGCGCAGGTGGCTTCGTTCTTCAACCAGGTCAGCCCCGCACCGTCGAGTCCGCTCAACTACGCACCCGAGTTGAACGCGTTCGTCACGAACCAGTACACCACGCTCGCGAAGTACGGGCAGACGTTCGAACTGAACGGCACGCCGCTGGTGACGAACCCGGTCTTTCCGGATCAGACCACGTACTCGCAATGGAGCGGCCTGACGGGTATGTCGGTGTCCGCGCTGAACGCGTATTTCGGGCCGAACTTCTACGGCACGGAACTGGTGCCGGGCTCGACGATTGGCCGCTACGACGGACGCGTCTCGCTGCCGAGCAACGACCCGCGACTGGCAGGCGATTCCGATCCTTCCGACATCCTGATCTCGACGCCGTTCACGAACGTGCTCGCGACGCAGTTGCCTAACGAGTTGAAGTACACGGCGCCGAACGCGACCTACATTCCGTTGAACAACGACATCATCAACGCGTGGGACTTCTCGCATGCAGGCCAGGTGCTGCCCGACACGGTGCCGGACCTGCTGGCCGCGATCAAGCTGAACCCGGCGCTCAAGGTGCTGACGCTGCACGGCTGGCACGATCTCGCGACGCCGTACGTCAACACCGAGCATGAACTCGCGCGTCTGAAGACGGTGGTGAATCTGCAGGCCGACGTGCAGATCAAGGAGTACACCGGCGGCCACATGATCTATCTCGACGACGGTTCGCGTCAGCAGTTGATGCCCGACCTGGTGCAGTACTACCAGCAGGGCGCGGTGACCGGTGCGACGACGCTCGCCGGTCTCGGCGACGCGTGGCCCGATGCGACGGCGGCCAACACGCCGGCTACGACGCAGGTTGCGGCACGCGCGACGAAATGA
- a CDS encoding EF-hand domain-containing protein — protein sequence MKTTTCMTAGLLAALIATLPVAHAAGDTQAIAPANAGAHGGVDGPFFPSRLPTARQTPSTGEALDQQANARLDASLQSTALAQGAMTRAQAKQAGLGYVAAHFDAIDRNGSGKVSLDDVKRYLESSK from the coding sequence ATGAAAACAACAACGTGCATGACCGCGGGACTGCTCGCGGCACTGATAGCGACGTTGCCGGTCGCGCACGCGGCAGGTGACACGCAGGCGATCGCCCCTGCGAATGCGGGCGCACATGGCGGCGTCGACGGGCCGTTTTTTCCGTCGCGTCTGCCGACGGCGAGACAGACACCGTCGACCGGCGAAGCACTCGATCAGCAGGCGAATGCACGGCTCGACGCGAGCCTGCAATCCACCGCGCTGGCACAAGGTGCGATGACGCGTGCGCAGGCGAAGCAGGCGGGACTCGGTTACGTCGCCGCGCATTTCGATGCGATCGATCGTAACGGCAGCGGCAAGGTGTCGCTCGATGATGTGAAGCGGTATCTGGAGTCGTCGAAGTAA
- a CDS encoding TonB-dependent siderophore receptor, producing MLAAGVIGLSMQGAYAADASSAETADASKDTSAAPTDGQQLAPVTITAEKTRRFAPATVETGPYRGLDALSVPATVNVVTRDVMDAQGDTGLYDALRNVAGVTRQQLSGLAYDNLSVRGIPLDNRASFYFNGVLPIDNNIWMPMEDKSRVEVLKGASALYYGFGAPAGIVNMVTKRAGDEPVTSVSVLGDSNGSYGTSADIARRFGKDDQFGIRVNAMDEHVETPIDGDRGYRKFISAAFDWKISNKLKLQYDFEHIETSIVEQAGIAPLAAKNGVISLPGLPDPSKLLVSNVHPTKSSANTQLLRADYAFSDNWSATFTLGQSITRRDRWAWVFQKYNVATGAGSLQASEQNGQMYENKNVRLEVNGAFKTGSINHTLTAGVVQNWLFQPDFTTYFFTANQNLYDPIEITKLTASGTPKQFFAQHVRNSGVYAFDQIDLTSRLQFVAGVRRSEYISSQAGTPNQDISRTSPSGSLSYRLTQNTSVYASYVEALESAGSAPATAANANQILPAAVSRQEEIGVRTRVADRMLVSLALFNLRQPAAETNADNVYVMDGNARYRGIEISAQGDVTKDVSLIASAVYLDATQVDSSDPTLRGKTPENTPHVTASLFAEYRVPVLAGLSVNGGLYYIGPRAVNSADQAYIGGYTLFTAGLRYSTRVYGKKVSLQANLENATNKRYWSAAGSNQLGVGLGRTLELSSTLEF from the coding sequence ATGCTGGCGGCAGGAGTGATCGGTTTGTCGATGCAGGGGGCTTATGCCGCCGACGCGTCTTCTGCTGAAACGGCGGACGCCAGCAAGGACACGAGTGCCGCGCCCACCGACGGCCAGCAACTGGCTCCCGTGACAATCACCGCCGAAAAGACCCGCCGCTTCGCGCCGGCGACCGTCGAAACCGGCCCGTATCGCGGACTCGATGCGCTCAGCGTGCCGGCCACCGTGAACGTCGTCACACGCGACGTGATGGATGCGCAGGGGGACACCGGACTCTACGACGCGTTGCGCAACGTCGCCGGCGTCACGCGTCAGCAGTTGAGCGGCCTCGCGTACGACAACCTGTCGGTGCGCGGCATCCCGCTCGACAACCGCGCGAGCTTCTACTTCAACGGCGTGCTGCCGATCGACAACAACATCTGGATGCCGATGGAAGACAAGTCGCGCGTCGAAGTGTTGAAGGGCGCATCGGCGCTGTACTACGGCTTCGGCGCGCCGGCCGGCATCGTCAACATGGTCACGAAACGCGCGGGTGACGAGCCGGTGACGAGCGTGTCGGTGCTCGGCGATTCGAACGGCTCGTACGGCACGAGCGCGGACATCGCGCGACGCTTCGGCAAGGACGATCAGTTCGGCATTCGCGTGAACGCGATGGACGAGCACGTCGAAACACCGATCGACGGCGATCGCGGTTATCGCAAGTTCATCAGCGCGGCGTTCGACTGGAAGATCAGCAACAAGCTGAAGCTGCAATACGACTTCGAGCACATCGAGACGAGCATCGTCGAGCAGGCCGGCATCGCGCCGCTCGCGGCGAAGAACGGCGTCATTTCGCTGCCCGGTTTGCCCGATCCGTCGAAGCTGCTCGTCAGCAATGTGCATCCGACGAAGTCGAGTGCGAACACGCAGCTGCTGCGCGCCGATTACGCGTTCTCCGACAACTGGAGCGCGACCTTCACGCTCGGCCAGTCGATCACGCGACGCGATCGCTGGGCATGGGTGTTCCAGAAGTACAACGTCGCGACGGGCGCGGGCAGTCTGCAGGCAAGCGAGCAGAACGGCCAGATGTACGAGAACAAGAACGTGCGACTCGAAGTGAACGGCGCGTTCAAAACCGGCTCGATCAATCACACGCTGACGGCCGGCGTCGTGCAGAACTGGCTGTTTCAGCCGGATTTCACGACGTACTTCTTCACCGCGAACCAGAACCTGTACGACCCGATCGAGATCACGAAGCTCACCGCGAGCGGCACGCCGAAGCAGTTTTTCGCGCAGCACGTGCGCAACAGCGGCGTCTATGCGTTCGACCAGATCGACCTGACGTCGCGGCTGCAGTTTGTCGCGGGCGTGCGGCGCTCCGAGTACATCAGTTCGCAGGCGGGCACGCCGAATCAGGACATCAGCCGGACCTCGCCGTCGGGCAGCCTCAGTTACCGGCTCACGCAGAACACGAGCGTGTACGCGAGTTACGTCGAAGCGCTCGAGTCCGCAGGCAGCGCGCCGGCGACAGCCGCGAACGCCAACCAGATTTTGCCGGCAGCGGTCAGCCGTCAGGAAGAGATCGGCGTGCGCACGCGCGTCGCGGACCGCATGCTCGTGTCGCTTGCGCTGTTCAATCTGCGGCAGCCCGCCGCCGAAACGAATGCCGACAACGTGTACGTGATGGACGGTAACGCGCGCTATCGCGGCATCGAAATTTCCGCGCAGGGCGACGTGACGAAGGACGTGTCGCTGATCGCGTCGGCGGTGTATCTCGACGCGACGCAGGTCGATTCGTCGGACCCGACGCTGCGCGGCAAGACCCCGGAAAACACGCCGCACGTGACTGCGAGCCTGTTCGCCGAGTATCGCGTGCCGGTGCTGGCGGGGCTGTCGGTCAACGGCGGTCTGTACTACATCGGACCGCGCGCGGTGAACAGCGCGGACCAGGCGTATATCGGCGGCTACACGTTGTTCACCGCGGGGCTGCGTTACTCGACTCGCGTGTACGGCAAGAAGGTGTCGCTGCAGGCGAATCTGGAGAACGCGACCAACAAGCGCTACTGGAGCGCGGCCGGGTCGAATCAGCTGGGCGTGGGTCTTGGGCGGACGCTCGAACTGAGTTCGACGCTCGAGTTCTGA
- a CDS encoding PepSY-associated TM helix domain-containing protein — protein MSTNVTRVDARPREGAVLEKTAKQAADRTRSRRSQFLKWLRKIHGWVGLWGAVIGLLFGVTGLLQNHRATMKIKIAGPIVSTVHIALPNPPPKNPKALGEFLREELKLDRPPLRTLREASRPVTWGDQSVVQPERWGVRFVAPGYLIDAEYWKGSTFVDVERRDQGLISTLEGLHRSQGAGVGWILFADSIAGAMILLSLTGVILWTELNRRRTIGATIFVVSLVVSIVLALQAV, from the coding sequence ATGAGTACCAACGTAACGCGCGTCGATGCCAGGCCGCGTGAAGGCGCTGTTTTGGAAAAAACAGCAAAGCAGGCCGCGGACCGCACGCGTTCGCGGCGCAGCCAATTCCTGAAATGGCTGCGCAAGATTCACGGCTGGGTCGGTCTGTGGGGTGCAGTGATCGGTCTGCTGTTCGGTGTGACCGGTCTGTTGCAGAACCATCGCGCGACGATGAAGATCAAGATCGCCGGCCCGATCGTATCGACGGTGCACATCGCGCTGCCGAACCCGCCGCCGAAAAACCCGAAGGCGCTCGGCGAGTTCCTGCGCGAAGAACTGAAGCTCGACCGGCCGCCGCTACGCACGTTGCGCGAGGCTTCGCGTCCAGTGACGTGGGGCGATCAGTCGGTGGTTCAGCCGGAGCGCTGGGGCGTGCGCTTCGTCGCGCCCGGCTATCTGATCGATGCGGAGTACTGGAAGGGCAGCACGTTCGTCGACGTCGAACGCCGCGATCAGGGGCTGATCTCGACGCTCGAGGGGTTGCATCGCTCGCAGGGTGCGGGCGTCGGCTGGATTCTGTTCGCGGATTCGATTGCGGGCGCGATGATCCTGCTGTCGCTGACAGGCGTCATTCTGTGGACCGAACTGAATCGCCGTCGCACGATCGGTGCGACGATTTTTGTCGTGTCGCTGGTGGTGTCGATCGTGCTCGCGTTGCAGGCGGTGTAG
- a CDS encoding 2-hydroxychromene-2-carboxylate isomerase, producing the protein MQTASSGAPTPIDFWFDFASNYSYLSVMRIEEAAARQRVEVRWHPFLLGPIFRALGHHTSPFVEQKEKGAYVWQDMVRECRKYGLPWVRPSVFPRVPLLALRVAAFGVHESWIGAYCRQVMLRNFAEDRDIESPADIGEVLAQLGLPAEQILADALADANRPALRHATEEAQAKGIFGAPTFFVGDEMFWGNDRLDDALARCTSTSAPPRT; encoded by the coding sequence ATGCAGACCGCTTCATCCGGCGCGCCGACCCCGATCGATTTCTGGTTCGACTTCGCGAGTAACTACAGCTATCTGAGTGTGATGCGCATCGAGGAAGCCGCGGCGCGGCAGCGCGTCGAGGTTCGCTGGCACCCGTTTCTGCTCGGGCCGATTTTTCGCGCACTGGGTCACCACACGTCCCCGTTCGTCGAACAGAAGGAGAAGGGCGCGTACGTGTGGCAGGACATGGTGCGCGAATGCCGCAAGTACGGTTTGCCATGGGTTCGGCCCAGTGTGTTTCCGCGCGTGCCGCTGCTTGCGCTGCGCGTCGCGGCGTTCGGCGTGCACGAATCGTGGATCGGGGCGTATTGCCGTCAGGTGATGCTGCGCAATTTCGCCGAAGATCGCGATATCGAATCACCGGCCGATATCGGCGAAGTGCTCGCACAACTCGGTTTGCCCGCAGAGCAGATCCTTGCCGATGCGCTCGCGGATGCAAACAGGCCGGCTTTGCGTCACGCGACCGAAGAAGCGCAGGCAAAGGGCATTTTTGGCGCGCCGACGTTCTTCGTCGGCGACGAGATGTTCTGGGGTAACGACCGCCTTGACGATGCCCTCGCGCGCTGCACGTCCACGTCTGCACCGCCACGCACCTGA
- a CDS encoding acyltransferase family protein has protein sequence MQRSASVDFSKIALAAMVVALHTEIFKETSDYLSFVFVNGLLRVAVPVFFIINGYYFYNIVAKGKPLMPWVKRMVTLYVVWMVLYLPFYYPHHPHSLKEDAEFVLKLAIGYHHLWYLAGSLGAGLVLYAVRRWSDAKLLTAAVLLFVIGAIAQYVFNYVNSSHLYLNKLFNNYWLFRNFLLLGFPMYAIGYLIAKGRAAALSDGAVLVWMIVGIVALLAESSAIYFFHPVRDHFDNCASLLIVCPAIFLFVLRRKGTLNTDRYAKISTVIYFIHPFFVFAFMGLVGMHTGTVLFAISIVLSLLACVLVIPLDRRLKLLL, from the coding sequence ATGCAGCGGAGCGCCAGCGTTGATTTCTCCAAGATCGCCCTTGCGGCGATGGTGGTCGCGCTGCATACGGAGATTTTCAAGGAAACCTCCGACTACCTCAGCTTCGTCTTCGTCAACGGGCTGCTGCGGGTGGCGGTGCCGGTATTCTTCATCATCAACGGCTATTACTTCTACAACATCGTTGCGAAGGGCAAGCCGCTGATGCCGTGGGTCAAGCGGATGGTGACGCTCTACGTCGTCTGGATGGTGCTGTATCTGCCGTTCTATTACCCGCATCATCCGCATTCGCTGAAGGAGGATGCGGAGTTCGTGCTGAAGCTCGCGATCGGCTATCACCACCTGTGGTATCTGGCGGGATCGCTCGGCGCGGGGCTCGTGCTGTATGCGGTGCGGCGCTGGTCCGACGCGAAGCTGCTGACCGCGGCGGTGCTGCTGTTCGTGATCGGTGCGATCGCGCAGTACGTGTTCAACTACGTGAACAGCAGCCATCTATACCTGAACAAGCTGTTCAACAACTACTGGCTGTTCCGCAACTTCCTGCTGCTGGGCTTCCCGATGTACGCGATCGGGTATCTGATCGCGAAGGGCCGCGCGGCTGCGCTATCGGACGGCGCGGTGCTCGTGTGGATGATCGTCGGCATCGTCGCGCTGCTCGCCGAGAGTTCGGCGATCTATTTCTTCCATCCGGTGCGGGACCATTTCGACAACTGCGCGTCGCTGCTGATCGTGTGTCCGGCGATTTTCCTGTTCGTGCTGCGTCGCAAGGGCACGCTGAACACCGATCGTTACGCGAAGATTTCGACGGTCATCTATTTCATTCACCCGTTTTTCGTCTTCGCGTTCATGGGACTCGTGGGCATGCACACGGGCACCGTGCTGTTCGCGATCTCGATCGTGTTGAGCCTGCTCGCATGCGTGTTGGTCATCCCACTCGACCGCAGGCTCAAGCTGCTGCTCTGA
- a CDS encoding nuclear transport factor 2 family protein encodes MNEKNAALIARFYEAFQRLDADTMATCYARDVVFSDPAFGELHGDEARDMWRMLAQRAQDFSLTFDEVVADDTTGSAQWTARYVFTQSGRHVVNRIHARFVFADGLIAEHRDTFDLWRWSRAALGIKGALLGWAPFVQNAIRAQARKGLAAFRAKRGNAS; translated from the coding sequence ATGAACGAAAAAAACGCCGCCTTGATCGCCCGCTTCTACGAAGCGTTCCAGCGCCTCGACGCCGACACGATGGCCACGTGCTACGCGCGCGATGTCGTATTCAGCGACCCCGCGTTCGGCGAACTGCACGGCGACGAAGCACGCGACATGTGGCGCATGCTGGCGCAACGCGCGCAGGACTTTTCGCTGACATTCGATGAGGTCGTCGCCGACGATACGACCGGTAGCGCACAGTGGACCGCTCGTTACGTCTTCACGCAAAGTGGACGTCACGTCGTGAACCGGATTCACGCGCGCTTCGTGTTCGCGGACGGATTGATCGCCGAGCACCGCGACACGTTCGATCTGTGGCGCTGGTCGCGTGCGGCGCTCGGCATCAAGGGTGCGCTGCTGGGCTGGGCGCCGTTCGTACAGAACGCAATCCGCGCGCAGGCAAGGAAAGGACTCGCTGCGTTCCGCGCGAAGCGCGGCAACGCGAGTTGA
- a CDS encoding TetR/AcrR family transcriptional regulator: MQDSTKTPTRPRGRPRAYDPEHALKRARDAFWRTGYSGTSLDALSDATGMNRPSLYAAFGDKRALYLAAVDRYIETGRDLMLGALSPDVPLADGLQQVYDGALALYLPADGDARGCFLIGTSTVEAMTDPDVRARLGDALRAFDRAFEKRFRHAQTIGEIDAQADAALLAKLASAVLHSLALRSRAGDTRASLRATARAGVAMLCETVRPPSETSADGEPKPARRQSKRPR, from the coding sequence ATGCAAGACAGTACAAAAACCCCAACCCGGCCACGCGGACGGCCGCGTGCATACGATCCGGAACATGCGCTGAAACGCGCGCGCGATGCGTTCTGGCGCACGGGTTACTCGGGCACGTCGCTCGATGCACTCAGCGATGCGACCGGCATGAACCGGCCGAGCCTCTATGCTGCGTTCGGCGACAAGCGCGCGCTTTATCTGGCTGCCGTCGACCGGTATATCGAAACAGGGCGTGACTTGATGCTCGGCGCGCTGAGTCCGGACGTTCCGCTCGCCGACGGATTGCAACAGGTGTACGACGGCGCACTGGCGCTCTACCTGCCGGCCGACGGCGACGCGCGCGGCTGCTTTCTGATCGGCACATCGACGGTCGAAGCGATGACGGACCCCGACGTGCGCGCGCGTCTCGGCGATGCGCTGCGCGCATTCGACCGCGCGTTCGAAAAGCGCTTCAGGCATGCGCAAACCATCGGCGAGATCGATGCGCAGGCGGACGCCGCGCTGCTCGCGAAACTCGCGTCGGCGGTGTTGCATAGCCTCGCGCTGCGCTCGCGTGCGGGCGATACCCGCGCGTCGTTGCGAGCCACTGCGCGCGCGGGTGTGGCGATGCTGTGTGAGACGGTACGTCCTCCGTCTGAAACTTCCGCTGATGGCGAACCCAAGCCTGCTCGCCGCCAAAGCAAACGCCCCCGATAG